A region from the Salicibibacter cibarius genome encodes:
- the hslV gene encoding ATP-dependent protease subunit HslV, with translation MESTFHATTIFAIRHNGKGAMAGDGQVTMGQAAVMKHSAKKIRRIYNGKVLAGFAGSVADAFTLFEKFEGKLQEYGGQMQRAARELAKEWRSDKVLRKLEAMLIVMDDRQLLLIAGTGEVIEPDDGILAIGSGGFYALAAGRALARHSGLEARDIAEEALKTAGEICVYTNDRLVIEEI, from the coding sequence ATGGAGTCCACTTTTCACGCAACAACGATTTTTGCCATTCGCCATAATGGCAAAGGCGCAATGGCCGGGGATGGTCAAGTCACGATGGGGCAGGCCGCGGTCATGAAGCATAGTGCCAAAAAAATACGCAGAATTTATAACGGGAAGGTACTCGCGGGATTTGCCGGCTCGGTCGCCGATGCGTTTACTTTATTCGAGAAATTTGAAGGGAAATTGCAGGAATACGGTGGCCAAATGCAACGGGCAGCCCGCGAGTTGGCTAAAGAATGGCGCAGCGACAAGGTTCTCAGAAAGTTGGAAGCAATGCTGATCGTTATGGATGATCGTCAGTTGCTGTTGATTGCCGGTACGGGGGAAGTCATTGAACCCGATGACGGTATATTGGCTATTGGCTCCGGTGGTTTCTACGCGCTTGCAGCCGGTCGGGCACTCGCGAGACATTCCGGGCTCGAGGCTCGGGATATCGCCGAAGAAGCGCTTAAAACTGCCGGTGAAATCTGTGTATACACCAATGACCGGCTCGTGATTGAAGAAATTTAA
- the hslU gene encoding HslU--HslV peptidase ATPase subunit, which yields MEYANHTPRQIVEQLNQYIVGQNEAKRAVAIALRNRYRRSKVPEGIREEITPKNILMIGPTGVGKTEIARRLAKLVGAPFVKVEATKFTEVGYVGRDVEAMVRDLVDHAVRIVKAEKMETVRPQAEKQANERLVKLLSPTKRKNQQQKNPFEMLFQTSSNEDTEEGTDESESERESNRERRQRIAHQLALGELEDHLVTVEVEEQSPSFSDMFQGTGMEQTGMNMQEMFGKMMPNKKKKRELPVKEARGVLADDEAQKLVDMEEVSHQAVKKTEQLGMIFIDEIDKVAGSQQGSSADVSREGVQRDILPIVEGASVTTKHGTVQTDHILFAAAGAFHMSKPSDLIPELQGRFPTRVELENLSKEDFIRILREPDNALLKQYSALLKTEGIDVEFSDEAVDKIAELAEHVNRETENIGARRLHTLLERLLEELSFEASDITLEKITITAPYVEEKLADVAGNEDTSHFIL from the coding sequence GTGGAATATGCCAATCATACCCCGCGTCAAATTGTTGAGCAGCTCAATCAATACATCGTCGGGCAAAATGAGGCTAAACGTGCGGTAGCGATCGCGCTTCGCAATCGTTATCGACGAAGTAAAGTGCCTGAGGGTATCCGCGAGGAGATTACGCCGAAAAATATTCTCATGATTGGCCCGACAGGCGTAGGGAAAACAGAAATCGCCCGTCGCTTGGCGAAACTCGTCGGTGCCCCTTTTGTCAAAGTGGAAGCAACGAAGTTTACGGAAGTAGGTTATGTTGGCCGTGATGTGGAAGCAATGGTACGTGATCTCGTCGACCATGCCGTCCGTATTGTAAAAGCTGAAAAAATGGAAACGGTCAGGCCACAGGCAGAAAAACAGGCAAATGAGCGCTTAGTGAAGCTTTTGTCTCCGACTAAGCGAAAAAATCAGCAACAAAAAAATCCCTTTGAAATGCTTTTTCAAACTTCATCCAATGAAGACACGGAGGAAGGTACTGACGAAAGTGAATCGGAACGGGAAAGCAATCGGGAACGCAGGCAACGCATCGCCCATCAACTCGCCCTTGGCGAATTGGAAGATCACCTCGTCACGGTTGAAGTAGAAGAACAAAGCCCATCCTTTTCCGATATGTTTCAAGGGACGGGAATGGAACAAACGGGCATGAATATGCAGGAGATGTTCGGAAAAATGATGCCGAACAAAAAGAAAAAACGTGAGTTGCCCGTGAAAGAAGCACGAGGTGTTCTCGCAGACGATGAAGCACAAAAACTCGTGGATATGGAAGAAGTCAGCCACCAAGCTGTCAAAAAGACGGAACAACTCGGGATGATTTTTATTGACGAAATCGATAAGGTAGCCGGATCACAACAAGGCAGTAGCGCCGATGTTTCCAGGGAAGGCGTCCAGCGTGACATTCTCCCCATCGTAGAAGGAGCATCGGTGACGACAAAACACGGGACGGTACAAACCGATCATATTTTATTTGCGGCAGCCGGTGCGTTCCATATGTCAAAGCCTTCGGATTTAATTCCCGAACTCCAAGGCCGTTTTCCGACACGCGTGGAATTGGAGAATTTGTCAAAAGAAGATTTTATCAGGATTCTTCGTGAACCTGACAATGCCCTCCTCAAACAATATTCGGCACTTTTGAAAACGGAGGGTATAGATGTAGAATTTTCTGACGAAGCTGTTGACAAGATCGCCGAATTAGCTGAACATGTCAATCGTGAAACGGAAAACATAGGGGCCAGGCGCTTGCATACATTGCTCGAACGATTGCTTGAAGAGCTGTCCTTCGAGGCTTCCGATATCACACTGGAAAAAATCACAATCACTGCCCCTTATGTCGAAGAAAAACTCGCGGATGTTGCTGGAAACGAAGACACAAGCCACTTTATTTTGTAA